A genomic segment from Streptosporangium roseum DSM 43021 encodes:
- a CDS encoding HAD-IA family hydrolase, which translates to MTAFRPTDQEEAVTGWMLLDYGEVISLPQPAEEVAAMAVLAGQDPDAFRDRYWHHRDPYDRGQAPHLYWSNVLGRDLAADDPVVTDLNAADVASWSHLDPAGMDMLQELAGRHRLALLSNAPEPLAAAIDEAPWAAMFAHRFYSCRLALAKPDAAIFERVLHHLDADPGQITFLDDRAVNVHAAAALGINAVLYRAQPHAQGR; encoded by the coding sequence TTGACCGCCTTTCGCCCGACCGATCAGGAAGAGGCCGTGACCGGCTGGATGCTGCTGGACTACGGCGAGGTGATCTCGCTGCCCCAGCCGGCCGAGGAGGTGGCTGCCATGGCCGTCCTCGCCGGCCAGGACCCCGACGCCTTCCGCGACCGCTACTGGCACCACCGGGATCCCTACGATCGCGGCCAGGCCCCCCACCTGTACTGGAGCAACGTCCTGGGCCGGGACCTGGCCGCCGACGACCCCGTCGTCACCGACCTCAACGCGGCCGACGTCGCGAGCTGGTCCCACCTCGACCCCGCCGGCATGGACATGCTCCAGGAGCTCGCCGGCCGCCACCGCCTCGCCCTGCTGTCCAACGCCCCCGAGCCGCTGGCGGCGGCCATCGACGAGGCCCCCTGGGCCGCGATGTTCGCCCACCGCTTCTACAGCTGCCGTCTGGCCCTCGCCAAGCCCGACGCCGCCATCTTCGAACGGGTCCTCCACCACCTCGACGCGGACCCCGGACAGATCACCTTCCTCGACGACAGGGCCGTCAACGTCCACGCGGCGGCGGCACTCGGGATCAACGCCGTCCTCTACCGCGCCCAGCCGCACGCACAGGGGCGGTGA
- a CDS encoding STAS domain-containing protein produces MSDHSQFSVVSLIGDLDKLSAPQFEEALAGLLTQGRVRIIIDTAGLGFCDSTGVWALLTTMRRAYEQNGWLRLAGVHGFLGRLLELTRLGEAFPIDPDVGESLRQASAGSVSAS; encoded by the coding sequence GTGAGCGACCATTCGCAGTTCTCTGTGGTGTCACTCATCGGTGATCTAGACAAGCTATCGGCCCCACAGTTCGAGGAGGCGCTCGCTGGACTGCTGACACAGGGACGTGTCCGGATCATCATCGACACGGCGGGGCTGGGGTTCTGCGATTCCACCGGCGTCTGGGCGCTGCTGACGACAATGCGCCGCGCCTACGAGCAGAACGGCTGGCTCCGCCTGGCCGGCGTCCACGGGTTCCTCGGCCGGCTGCTGGAGCTGACCCGGCTGGGCGAGGCCTTCCCCATCGACCCGGATGTGGGCGAGTCCCTGCGCCAGGCCTCCGCGGGGAGCGTCTCGGCCTCCTGA
- a CDS encoding metalloregulator ArsR/SmtB family transcription factor, which produces MHAFDVLGDPVRRRILELLADGERSAGELGAVVQEEFGISQPGVSQHLRVLRDNGFATVRAEGTRRLYAVDPAPLREVDVWLERYRRFWTQRLDALGTELSRGKRERRMRGGTGSPDTAGRTDSTGRQDTADPTGTAGSPGAAGRTAGASGTGRTGGGPGRHGREPDSPGDAGRTGGRTGAAPGKATGSG; this is translated from the coding sequence ATGCACGCCTTCGACGTTCTCGGCGATCCGGTACGCCGCCGGATCCTGGAGCTGCTCGCCGACGGCGAGCGCTCCGCCGGCGAGCTCGGCGCCGTCGTGCAGGAGGAGTTCGGGATCTCCCAGCCGGGAGTGTCACAGCACCTGCGCGTGCTGCGCGACAACGGGTTCGCGACGGTCCGGGCCGAGGGCACCCGGCGCCTGTACGCCGTCGATCCCGCCCCCCTGCGGGAGGTCGACGTCTGGCTGGAGCGCTACCGCCGGTTCTGGACCCAGAGGCTGGACGCCCTCGGCACCGAGCTCTCGCGGGGAAAGCGCGAACGCCGCATGAGAGGCGGCACGGGCTCCCCGGACACCGCGGGCCGCACCGACAGCACGGGCCGCCAGGACACCGCGGACCCCACCGGCACCGCGGGCTCCCCCGGCGCCGCGGGCCGTACGGCGGGCGCCTCAGGCACGGGCCGTACGGGGGGCGGCCCAGGACGGCACGGCCGCGAACCGGATTCCCCCGGCGACGCCGGCCGTACCGGGGGCCGCACCGGGGCGGCTCCCGGGAAGGCGACCGGCAGCGGCTGA
- a CDS encoding ATP-binding protein, producing MAEAAHEGVRLVPESPEAVRTDQESPEAAQAPPEDGAAADGGRTLSLPIAGDLAGLRRLARRFLEPEVLDEMREKNFILAVSEAANNVLDHAGTGGTIILRRDADRIVAEIRDRAGLLTDAEAGMTPPPVGSRRGYGLWLMRQMCDGVEILHDPAGSTVRLTILRA from the coding sequence GTGGCTGAGGCGGCCCATGAGGGCGTGCGGCTGGTCCCGGAGAGCCCCGAGGCCGTGCGGACGGACCAGGAGAGCCCCGAGGCCGCGCAGGCACCTCCGGAGGACGGGGCGGCCGCGGACGGCGGCCGGACGCTCTCCCTCCCGATCGCCGGAGATCTCGCCGGGCTCAGGAGGCTGGCGCGCCGGTTCCTGGAGCCGGAGGTCCTCGACGAGATGCGGGAGAAGAACTTCATCCTCGCCGTCAGCGAGGCCGCCAACAACGTGCTCGACCACGCCGGCACGGGCGGCACCATCATCCTGCGGCGCGATGCCGATCGGATCGTCGCCGAGATACGCGACCGGGCGGGGCTGCTCACCGACGCCGAGGCCGGCATGACCCCGCCGCCGGTCGGATCCCGCCGGGGCTACGGCCTCTGGCTGATGCGCCAGATGTGCGACGGGGTGGAGATCCTCCACGACCCGGCCGGATCGACGGTCCGGCTCACCATCCTGCGCGCCTGA
- a CDS encoding STAS domain-containing protein, whose product MGIHLEGRMDPDGSRVIIPIGDLDRDAADTLATAVNESLAHPPGRLVIQMTHVQFCDSSGIVTLLDAHADAAQLGTELVLAGVSDHLRALFQICALDQVVRIVEESRG is encoded by the coding sequence ATGGGCATTCACCTCGAGGGACGGATGGATCCCGACGGTTCGCGCGTGATCATCCCGATCGGCGACCTCGACCGTGACGCGGCGGATACGCTGGCCACCGCGGTGAACGAGAGCCTCGCCCATCCGCCCGGCAGACTGGTGATCCAGATGACGCACGTGCAGTTCTGCGACTCCTCCGGGATCGTCACCCTGCTCGACGCCCACGCCGACGCGGCGCAGCTGGGCACGGAGCTCGTCCTCGCCGGTGTCAGCGACCACCTGCGGGCGCTCTTCCAGATCTGCGCTCTCGACCAGGTCGTACGGATTGTCGAAGAGTCCCGTGGCTGA
- a CDS encoding TetR/AcrR family transcriptional regulator, with translation MSTAPELSPLTPRAAEIVSAARVLLEEEGRDALTVRALADRLGIRAPSLYKHFSDKAAVEAALMERGLAETGAALHAALDAALHSTPAEDPIGAVLRAYRRIGLAHPNLYRLTTSGPLPRQRLAPGLEEWAGTPFFLAAGEPYLAQALWSFAHGMVILELDGRYPEGSDLDRTWSEGAHAFAARHLRVERPGTEAQG, from the coding sequence ATGAGCACCGCGCCGGAACTGAGCCCCCTCACCCCACGGGCGGCGGAGATCGTGTCAGCCGCCCGGGTGCTGCTGGAGGAGGAGGGACGTGACGCCCTCACCGTGCGAGCGCTGGCCGACCGGCTCGGCATCCGGGCCCCGTCGCTCTACAAGCACTTCTCCGACAAGGCCGCCGTCGAGGCCGCGCTCATGGAGCGGGGGCTCGCCGAGACCGGGGCGGCCCTCCACGCGGCCCTCGACGCGGCCCTCCACTCGACTCCCGCGGAGGACCCGATCGGCGCGGTGCTCCGCGCCTACCGGCGCATCGGCCTCGCCCACCCCAACCTCTACCGCCTGACGACCTCGGGCCCGCTCCCCCGGCAGCGGCTCGCCCCCGGCCTGGAGGAGTGGGCGGGCACCCCCTTCTTCCTGGCCGCCGGCGAGCCGTACCTGGCCCAGGCGCTGTGGTCCTTCGCGCACGGGATGGTGATCCTGGAGCTCGACGGCCGCTATCCGGAAGGCTCCGATCTCGACCGGACCTGGTCCGAGGGCGCCCACGCCTTCGCCGCGCGCCACCTCCGGGTCGAGCGGCCCGGCACGGAGGCGCAGGGGTGA
- a CDS encoding SRPBCC domain-containing protein encodes MVKRILLVVVALLVAVPAGLYTWTRIAPHQVRAEVEIDASPERVWQVLTDFGAYPQWNPFIVSAVGEARVGAVLTNRLSDEGSVTTFTPTVLAATPGRELRWIGRFGVPGIVDGEHYFRIEDLGGGRSRLTQGETFTGALVPLAGGALDVADNFAAMNTALKARAEKMP; translated from the coding sequence ATGGTCAAGCGCATCCTGCTCGTCGTCGTCGCACTGCTCGTCGCGGTCCCCGCGGGCCTCTACACCTGGACGCGGATCGCTCCTCACCAGGTCCGCGCGGAGGTTGAGATCGACGCCTCGCCCGAGCGGGTGTGGCAGGTGCTGACCGACTTCGGCGCCTATCCGCAGTGGAACCCGTTCATCGTGAGCGCGGTGGGCGAGGCCCGGGTCGGCGCGGTGCTCACCAACCGGCTCTCCGACGAGGGCTCGGTCACCACCTTCACCCCCACGGTCCTGGCCGCCACCCCCGGGCGGGAGCTGCGCTGGATCGGCCGGTTCGGCGTGCCGGGGATCGTGGACGGCGAGCACTACTTCCGCATCGAGGACCTCGGCGGCGGCCGGAGCCGCCTGACGCAGGGCGAGACGTTCACCGGCGCGCTCGTGCCGCTGGCAGGCGGCGCCCTGGATGTGGCCGACAACTTCGCGGCGATGAACACGGCACTGAAGGCCCGTGCTGAGAAGATGCCCTGA
- a CDS encoding acetate/propionate family kinase: MGTTDPAVLTVNAGSSSLQLHLVRNGRVLRAEQSEKSPDPAGVERTLSDFLDAEPGCEVVAAGHRLVHGGDAVRQPTVVDDAVLAAVREHADLAPLHVPPALALVEACRRRLPDIPHVLCPDTAFHAGLPERAATYALPPEWRSRYGLRRYGFHGLSYAWTLRRAAELLGRPAGALHLVLTHLGGGASVCAVREGRSVDTSMGFTPLEGVPMSKRSGSVDPGMLLWLLSGSRLSLEELRDGLEHRSGLLGLSDGRSGDTRDLVSAGDHASALALEVFVHRVSREIAAAATSLDRLDALVFTGEIGWDQPEVREAVCRRLALLGVEPPALADPEADGAVSRPDAAVPVLVVRPREELQLARDTLGALGDIP, encoded by the coding sequence ATGGGAACCACCGATCCGGCGGTGCTCACCGTCAACGCGGGATCATCGAGCCTCCAGCTCCACCTCGTCCGGAACGGGCGGGTCCTGCGTGCCGAACAGAGCGAGAAAAGTCCTGATCCGGCAGGCGTCGAACGGACGCTGTCGGACTTCCTCGACGCCGAGCCCGGGTGCGAGGTCGTGGCGGCCGGTCACCGGCTCGTGCATGGCGGCGACGCCGTACGGCAGCCGACGGTCGTCGACGACGCCGTGCTGGCCGCGGTGCGCGAGCACGCCGACCTCGCTCCGCTGCACGTGCCGCCCGCGCTCGCGCTCGTCGAGGCCTGCCGGCGCCGGCTGCCCGACATCCCGCACGTGCTCTGCCCGGACACCGCCTTCCACGCCGGACTGCCCGAGCGGGCCGCGACCTACGCGCTGCCGCCGGAGTGGAGGAGCCGGTACGGCCTGCGACGCTACGGCTTCCACGGGCTGTCCTACGCCTGGACGCTGCGGCGGGCGGCGGAGCTGCTGGGACGGCCCGCCGGGGCCCTGCATCTCGTCCTCACCCATCTCGGCGGAGGCGCCTCGGTGTGCGCGGTCCGCGAGGGCCGCAGCGTGGACACCTCCATGGGCTTCACCCCGCTTGAGGGGGTCCCGATGAGCAAACGGTCGGGCAGCGTCGACCCCGGCATGCTGCTCTGGCTCCTGTCCGGTTCCCGGCTCTCCCTGGAGGAGCTGCGCGACGGCCTGGAGCACCGGTCCGGGCTGCTCGGGCTCTCGGACGGCAGATCCGGCGACACGAGGGACCTGGTGAGCGCGGGTGACCACGCCTCCGCTCTGGCGCTGGAGGTGTTCGTCCACCGGGTGAGCCGGGAGATCGCCGCCGCCGCGACGAGCCTGGACCGGCTGGACGCGCTGGTGTTCACCGGGGAGATCGGCTGGGACCAGCCGGAGGTCCGTGAGGCCGTCTGCCGCAGGCTCGCCCTCCTCGGCGTCGAGCCGCCCGCACTCGCCGACCCGGAGGCCGACGGGGCGGTGAGCCGGCCGGACGCCGCCGTGCCCGTGCTGGTGGTGCGGCCGCGTGAGGAGTTGCAACTGGCCCGCGACACTCTTGGCGCGCTCGGCGACATCCCGTAG